The genomic DNA CTCGGGATGCCTCTCTGGAATTGTGGAGACGGGTGGATGCTCTGAAACAACTTGGCAGAGCCGGTGGTGAAGCCGATAAGGAAGCCCAGGCTCGCGAGCAGTATTATCGCTTCGAAGAAGATATGCAGAATGCCTTGAACGGGCGTCCGGAAGACAATACGAAAACCTACAATGGAACCTCAGCCGGTTCGTTCAAAAGTAATGGAGGAGTGCTCCGACTGGAACGACGCCTGCGATATCTGATTGGCATGCCGATTAACGATGGCAGCCTGGTGCGACCTGTCGATGAACCGTTGGCTGCTCCCGTCTGTTTCAACTGGGAGACAAATCTGGCAGAATCAGTCGATCAACGACCAGAACTTCGTCGACAGAAATGGGTGATTAAACAGCGTGAACTTGAGATGATCGCTGCCAAGAAATTGCTGCTGCCAGATCTCGACCTGGTTGCGTTGTATCGCTGGCGTGGATTTGGGGAAACACTGACGAATCCAAGTAATGGTGGTGCACCCCGCTTCGATAGTGCTTACGGAGATTTGGCGAGCGGACGTTTCCAGGAATGGGAACTCGGAGTTGAACTGGATGTCCCACTGGGAAATCGCCAGGCGCATTCCGGGATGAGAAATGCGGAGTTCAAACTGGCTCGTGCTCGTCAGGTTCTCAAAGAACAGGAACGCGTAATCGTACTTGAACTAAGCAATGCGATGTCTGAATCGGTCCGAGCATGGGAAGTGATGCAGACAGTGCGGGAGCGTCTTGAAGCGGCTGGGGATCAGGTGAATGCACTCAATGCTGCTTATGAAGCCGATCAAGCTCCATTGAATCTGGTCCTGGAAGCTCAGCGACGATTTGCCTCTGCAAAAAGCTCTTATTATTCAGCGGTGTTGGATTACAATGTTGCGATCAGAAACGTGCACTTTGAGAAAGGATCCTATCTCGAATATTGCGGCGTGCATACCTCGGAAGGACCTTGGTCAGAAGGTGCCCATCAGTACGCAGCTCGCAAGTCTGATCTGAAACAGCCGATGCCGAAAGTTCCACGCTGGATCAAACCTCCGCGTGTGATCAGTCACGGAATGACTCCAGATCCAAACGATCAGGAAATCATTGCTGAACCTGTCGAAGAAATGGGAATGCCCTACTTAATGACTCCTGAGGAAATGCCTTCAGAGATTCCAGTGTATGAAAATTCTCAAGATCAGAAACCGGAATCCGAAACGGATACCGAACTGACACCTACGCCCATTCTACTCCCCGAAGCAGGGGCAGCACTCGAACTGAATCCTGAGTTGTATCTTCAGGATCCCGTCTTCTCCGATGAAACTGCCAACTCCACTCCAGTGGTCCGGCCGCTGTTTGAGTAATTGCTGATTTGTAGACAATATTCGTCAACTGAAAAGCTAAGGCCTGTTGTCCCTTCTCGGACTTCTCGACGGATTCGACAAGCGAATCTTCTTGAGTTACGCTATGTAAATCCAACCCAGGAACTGTAGTGCAATGGCTTAAAACTGATAATCGTCAGTTCGCTTGCCGGAACTTCAATCGAAAAGAACCTGATGAAACCTAAGATTACGGCTGTCGTGTTTGATCTCGATGGCTTGATGTTTAATACGGAAATGATTTTCAATAAAACAGGCACCGAGCTTCTACGGCGGCGCGGGATAACCGATGTGCAGCCTGTGATCGATCGGATGATGGGTCGCCGGGCTCATGAAGCGTTTGCTGAGATGATTGATCACTGCAATTTCACCGAGAGCATCGAAGAGTTGCAGGTCGAGTCGAATGAGATTTTTCATGCCCTGCTGTTCGATCACATCGAGCCGATGCCGGGGCTGTTTGATTTGCTCGATCTTATCGAACAGCAGGAATTGCCCAAGGCGGTGGCGACCTCTTCCGGTCGGGACTATCTCGAAGAGATTTTGACACACTTCAGCATCCTCGACCGATTCCAGAAGACTTTCACCTCGAACGACGTGGAACACGGGAAGCCCCATCCCGAGATTTATCTAAAAGCGACGCATGAGTTGGGACACTCCCCAGCGAATGTTCTTGTACTTGAAGACAGCAGCAATGGCACGAAGGCAGCCGCGGCTGCGGGGACTCATATTGTGTCTGTCCCACATGAATTCAGCCGAGGCCAGGACTTCTCGAGTGCGAAATACATCGCAGAATCGCTGTCCGATCCTTACATTCTTAATTTGCTGCGGTCATAATGCGAGCAGACAAGTCGTGCTTGTGTTATAAGACGAGTGCGATCCGCCACCTTTGTTGATCAACCAAAAAATCATCAGGCAATTCCTGACCTATCAAATTAAGCTCCTTATGAGTCCTCAAAGAAAACCTTACATGAAGCATGTGAAGCGAAACTCCAAACCGGTTTCGCGTGGCCCACTGGCCGAAGAACATTTTTTACCGATCGATCTGGAAGAAGAGCCGTCCGGGAATCTTCCTGTCGTGGAAGTGAAGGCTCCCGTGAGGCATCCCATTCTCTATCGCAAACGGCTCGGCAACTTTGATACCCGTGCCCGACCGGGCGATCTCGTCAGACTCGAATTGAGTGATGGGACCCACTTCGGGCATGGTCTATTCAACTCCCGAGCCGAGGCGACGATTCGAGTTTTAAATCGGACAGACGAAGTCCCCAGCTATGCCTGGTGGAAACGAATCGCTCAGCAGGCCTGCAGTGTTCGCAGAGATCTGCTCAAGGTGGATGCCGATACCAATGCGTATCGAGTTATTCATGCAGAAGCGGATTTGCTGCCCGGGATTGTGATTGATCGATACGACAACATTCTGAGTGCAGAGTGCTTTTCGCTGGGGATGTATCGTCGAGCCCAAGGAATTCTGGAATTGATTCAGGCGGAATTAAAAACCGAGCACTGGCGGATCACCTCGGCCCCGCATTCTCTCGACCATGAAGGTTTTAACGAACCGGGGCTCAGTTCGCCTGATTGTCCGAAACAATCAATGGTTGAAGAATTCGGCACGAAGTTCAAAGTCGATTTTGATGAAGGACATAAGACCGGATTCTTCTGTGATCAGCGGGACAATCGTCAGCAACTGGCCAAATTCTGCGAAGGGAAATCCGTTCTCGACTTGTGTTGTTATACCGGCGGATTTTCTGTGCAGGCCAAACGATTAGGCAGCGCGGCTGAAGTCACTGGAGTGGACCTCGATGAAGATGCGATTGAGACAGCCAAGGCCAACGCAAAATTGAATAAGCAAAACATCCGCTTTGTACATGCCGATGCATTTCCGTATATGCGGGACATGATTACGAACGGCAAACAATACGATGTCGTAATTCTCGATCCACCGAAGCTGATTAACCGTCGAGAAGATTACGAAGAAGGCCGGAAGAAATATTACGATATGAATCGGCTGGCAACGCAACTGGTCGCACCGGGTGGATTGCTGCTCTCCTGCAGTTGCTCTGGCTTA from Rubinisphaera italica includes the following:
- a CDS encoding TolC family protein; the protein is MTLSARNGHYFPGTGSILAEPTPQFDAFEPVRSKTVNRFARGLFLFSIGTLSLALCQLTGCHWPGKPTAGVSTETQKYYQTAAAQIEYPQLEQPVPSDALLNSNPISLVTDLDSITYHNLELSKAVSLALEKSKVIRNLGVTILRSPESVTTSFDPALVESDPRFGVQAALSAFDTSFGASVIHQNNDRALNNQFFGGGTRLLQQEATVLQAQLGKQSASGTEYYLRNITDYDKNNAPGNQFPGAWTTQLEAEMRQPLLKGYGVDYWQTVGNSQTPGLYNGVLIARTNTDISQSDFEIAIRDFVAEVENAYWDLYFAYRDLETKIAARDASLELWRRVDALKQLGRAGGEADKEAQAREQYYRFEEDMQNALNGRPEDNTKTYNGTSAGSFKSNGGVLRLERRLRYLIGMPINDGSLVRPVDEPLAAPVCFNWETNLAESVDQRPELRRQKWVIKQRELEMIAAKKLLLPDLDLVALYRWRGFGETLTNPSNGGAPRFDSAYGDLASGRFQEWELGVELDVPLGNRQAHSGMRNAEFKLARARQVLKEQERVIVLELSNAMSESVRAWEVMQTVRERLEAAGDQVNALNAAYEADQAPLNLVLEAQRRFASAKSSYYSAVLDYNVAIRNVHFEKGSYLEYCGVHTSEGPWSEGAHQYAARKSDLKQPMPKVPRWIKPPRVISHGMTPDPNDQEIIAEPVEEMGMPYLMTPEEMPSEIPVYENSQDQKPESETDTELTPTPILLPEAGAALELNPELYLQDPVFSDETANSTPVVRPLFE
- a CDS encoding HAD family hydrolase, encoding MKPKITAVVFDLDGLMFNTEMIFNKTGTELLRRRGITDVQPVIDRMMGRRAHEAFAEMIDHCNFTESIEELQVESNEIFHALLFDHIEPMPGLFDLLDLIEQQELPKAVATSSGRDYLEEILTHFSILDRFQKTFTSNDVEHGKPHPEIYLKATHELGHSPANVLVLEDSSNGTKAAAAAGTHIVSVPHEFSRGQDFSSAKYIAESLSDPYILNLLRS
- a CDS encoding class I SAM-dependent rRNA methyltransferase; this translates as MKHVKRNSKPVSRGPLAEEHFLPIDLEEEPSGNLPVVEVKAPVRHPILYRKRLGNFDTRARPGDLVRLELSDGTHFGHGLFNSRAEATIRVLNRTDEVPSYAWWKRIAQQACSVRRDLLKVDADTNAYRVIHAEADLLPGIVIDRYDNILSAECFSLGMYRRAQGILELIQAELKTEHWRITSAPHSLDHEGFNEPGLSSPDCPKQSMVEEFGTKFKVDFDEGHKTGFFCDQRDNRQQLAKFCEGKSVLDLCCYTGGFSVQAKRLGSAAEVTGVDLDEDAIETAKANAKLNKQNIRFVHADAFPYMRDMITNGKQYDVVILDPPKLINRREDYEEGRKKYYDMNRLATQLVAPGGLLLSCSCSGLMPPEELSKTIAASIPDNSCGRFLRKWGAASDHPVAAHCPETEYLKAYLVQIEPR